CCCAGAAGATTAATATCCATAAGCTTATAAGAGTATGCGACATCTCGCTCAACCGCTACTTTGAGCTGCAGAATTAAAGAATAAATCTATGAGGTGTTTACTGAGTGGCTTATAGGTTCGCTCATCGCGATCATTGCCCCATAAGTTAGGCCACTTTGCGCCAAAGGAGACGTGACTGGAGACATGAAACGTCACCTATGATGATTAATATATAGCATAGGTCACTGTAACTGCCCGTAATACCAGCGTTCGCCTGAAAACCAGTCATCCGGGTCATCACCACCATAGTAATCAAGTGTAATACCTAATTCCTGCAAACCATCCGGGAGAGTCAGCCCCCATTCCCTGGCGAGACTACGTTCTTTGAGTAGTACTGATGAGCCATTTTCAGAGCTACCTTCTGTGATGAAGCTTTGAAAGTATTCTTCAGAACGAAATAAACATACTTCACTGGTAAACATATCCGGAAGGCAAATTACGGCAGTAATTCGAGGCGTATTACCAAAATCTGCTGTGGCGAGTATCAAGTTAGAACAAGCATTAATCATGGCTTGTGCACACTCTGCCTTAGTTTTCTGTTTGCTGTATTTTCCTTGTATAAGATTGATTTCTACTGGAATCTTGTAATTCCAGTAGTGCTCGCTCATTGAAAAAACTGCGCGATCTGGATTGAGAAAGGTTTTGGCCCAACGGTTGAGTGATTTAATACGACGAGGAATGTTTCGTATTTTTGTACGATTATCCCTGCATAAACGCCTGCTCATATATTTAACTTCCTGCTTTTTTAATTAGCATAGTTATGATGAATAATTACTATTCTTTCGATTTAGTTTCCAATCAATGGTTCCACTGTAATCAAACTTCCTGCTTTGCACAAGAATGCATGCTCCTCGCTCATGACTGCCCTTCAACCTTACTTGAACAATATAAGCTTCCCCAGACATTAACTTTTTCGCCAGTAAGTCTTTCTACAACCTCAATTGCGTCTGGATCACCATGGTAAGCCATGCAACATAAACAATCGCTGCCACAGTCAAAATTCATAGTTTCTGGTGTGTCGCTCATTGGTTGGCCGCAAGTCTGGCAACTGTTTACATTCACTGGAATGACATCCTGTTTAGATTTTCACTACTATTTTGCTTAACATAACACGCTAAGATTGACCTGCTCCCTATTAATTCTCACAGCATGCTTTTAGTCATATCCACTGATCGCTCAAAGCAGACAATACTTAGCGTCCGCTTTGTGCCCGAAGCAGACGCTGGTGAGTCTGCATTTAATTAATTATGAGGAGAAGGTCATTTATTACGGATAGCTACTGCTATTTGTAAGTCAGTCGTCACTTTATACTTGCTGATCGGGCGTGCCATGAAAATACGATATAACGCTTGTGATTAAATATTTAGCTAACCATACATATTCCCGGAGCAAACTGATATGCAGCGTTGTATGCTCATTATCCTGAAAAGGCAGGTAACTGATACAAGTTGCCTGCTTTCCCCTTAATAAATCTGACAGTCACTCTTCACCGGTAATGTCTGGGTACATTGTCCACTTTCGTGGATGGAGATGTCACACAACGCATCTTGTTCTTCATCAGCGCCCGACTATCCTGAGCGGAACGAAATACGTTTCAATGGTTCGGCCAGAGGCCAGCATCGGTTTGACGATCCCCTCGACGCTTGCTGTCCGTTCCGTAACTCATCAGACCATCAAGGAGCAATCATGACCAACACAGAGGATAAAGGCCTGCGACTTATATTTCCGCTCTGGACGGGGGGAAATATGCCCGAGTATCATTTTGGCGCAGAGATGCTTGCCTGGCTCGCCCCCGAAACGTTCATGCCAACCGAAAGGGTTGCCGTTACGGCTCCCGACACCAGTACAGAGAACGAAAATGGAATCCGGGGGCGTCATCATCTGATGAGCGATCTGGATAACGCGTCGGCACTTATCCGTAAACATAGCCCCGACCGTATCGCAGTACTCGGCGGTGACTGTCTGATTGATCTTGAGCCTTTTGCCTGGCTCAGCAACCGCTGGGGGGAACGACTTGGCATTCTGTGGGTTGATACGCATCCTGATGTCATGACGCCCGCTCAATATGAAAATGCACATGCGCACGTTCTTGGAGCGCTCATGGGCAATGGCGATCCAGAATTAACCGCTCGCGTGTCTCACCCTGTCAGCGCCAGCCGGGTGATGATTGCCGGCATTCACAGCCCATCAGATTACGAGGCTGACTTCATCAAAAATAACGGTATCCAGACCTGCACTCCGGATGAGATACGCACAGGCAGCAGTAAAATCACTGACTGGATACGCAAAGAGAACATCACGCATCTTGCTATTCACTTTGATCTGGACGTGCTGGATGCACATCAGTTTCGTGCCGTGATGTTTGCGCGCCCTGACGACGAGCCGGGAAAATGGGATGCCACAGCTAAAGGAAAATTGACCCTGAAAGAGGCTGCTGACGTTATCAGGCAGGCTGAAAAGGCAGCCGATGTTGTTGGCCTCGGTATTGCTGAACACCTCCCCTGGGATGCCCTGAATCTGAAGGAAATGCTGTCCGACCTGCCTCTTTTAAGAAGATAAAAAAAGGTCTGACGTTAATTACCGTCAGACCTGGATTGAACAGCGTAGTCCGCGGCGTTTACCGCGAAATATCCCTAACGCCGCGCGTTTTTAACCACCTGCGACTGCCACATATACAGAATGAGCACGCTGAATGCCATAAGGGCAGCGCCTGCATAGAAATCTGCCGGCACTCCGGCCATATCCACTACAACCCCTCCCGCCGACGAGCCTGCGGCAATTGCCGCCTGAGCAACAAACGTAAACATGGCTGAGCCGGCCTCGGTATTATCTTCCGAGACCGTTCTGTTCGCCATATTAAGGCAGAGCGGCATGGCTCCCCACGCGGCGCCCCAGACCAGCACAGCCCCGATAGCCACGGCAGCGCTGTTTGTCAGCCCAAGAGAAACCACCGCGCACAACATAAGTACTGTTGCTGTCGCCATTGCCGTCCGCAGCTTTTTCTCAACAAAAGCCGAAGCGACAAAATTAGAAAAGAAGCCTGCAACTCCAAAGCCAAGCAGGCTCCAGGTCACCACGGCAGAATTAATTCCAATCTCACTCAGGATGGGGGCCAGGTAGGTATAGGTCCCGAAATGCGTGCCAAACAGCAGAGCAATAAGCAGGATGGTCTTGCGGGCCGGTTTCTGCCGCACGAAGCGGAGCAGCTCGATTGGACGAAGCCGCTCACCGGCGGGCACGCGGGGCAGAAATATCATCTGCATAACCAGTGCAGCCGCCGCCAGCGCTGAGGCGGCGAGAAAGGCCACACGCCATGAGAAGAGCCCGCCAATAAAGGTCCCGAGTGGCACACCCAGTATCATTGCGGTTGTCACGCCGGCAAAGACCGCCGCAACAGCCCGGGCGCATCCTCACTTTTAACGAGTTTTCCGGCTACGGCCAGCGAAAGTGCCCAGAATGCCCCCAGGCTGATCCCAGTCATAGCGCGGGCAATCAGCATAACGGTAAACGACGGAGCCCAGGAAGAAAGGATGGCGGAGCCGAGAAGTACCAGCGTCAGAGCCAACATCAGGATTTTTCTGTCCGTCCTGCCTGCGGCCATCATAATCCCCGGCGCGGCAAGTGCTGCAAACAGTCCAGGCAGGGTCATCATCAGGCCCGCCTGTCCGGAAGAAATTCCAAAGGTGCTGGCTACGTCAGGCAGTAAGCCGACAGGCAAAAACTCTGTCGTAACGGATGCGAAGGATCCCAGGGCAAGTGAAATCACGCCCAGCCATAGCCCTCCTTTTTTGTCCGATGTTTCAACGGAGTTTTGGTGATGCGAACGCATTTTTCTGTTTCCCCTTTATCTTTCTCGTGTCCGAAGCGATACAGACAGCTGTTTATTTATCCGGCTATACACTCGTATAAACGACGTTCCTGCGCTGAACTGACAAGCATTCCGGCAGCGGTATGCAACGGATTATCAGGATCAGCGAATAAACGTCC
The nucleotide sequence above comes from Pantoea nemavictus. Encoded proteins:
- a CDS encoding DUF3916 domain-containing protein, with product MSRRLCRDNRTKIRNIPRRIKSLNRWAKTFLNPDRAVFSMSEHYWNYKIPVEINLIQGKYSKQKTKAECAQAMINACSNLILATADFGNTPRITAVICLPDMFTSEVCLFRSEEYFQSFITEGSSENGSSVLLKERSLAREWGLTLPDGLQELGITLDYYGGDDPDDWFSGERWYYGQLQ
- a CDS encoding arginase family protein gives rise to the protein MTNTEDKGLRLIFPLWTGGNMPEYHFGAEMLAWLAPETFMPTERVAVTAPDTSTENENGIRGRHHLMSDLDNASALIRKHSPDRIAVLGGDCLIDLEPFAWLSNRWGERLGILWVDTHPDVMTPAQYENAHAHVLGALMGNGDPELTARVSHPVSASRVMIAGIHSPSDYEADFIKNNGIQTCTPDEIRTGSSKITDWIRKENITHLAIHFDLDVLDAHQFRAVMFARPDDEPGKWDATAKGKLTLKEAADVIRQAEKAADVVGLGIAEHLPWDALNLKEMLSDLPLLRR
- a CDS encoding MFS transporter, whose product is MPLGTFIGGLFSWRVAFLAASALAAAALVMQMIFLPRVPAGERLRPIELLRFVRQKPARKTILLIALLFGTHFGTYTYLAPILSEIGINSAVVTWSLLGFGVAGFFSNFVASAFVEKKLRTAMATATVLMLCAVVSLGLTNSAAVAIGAVLVWGAAWGAMPLCLNMANRTVSEDNTEAGSAMFTFVAQAAIAAGSSAGGVVVDMAGVPADFYAGAALMAFSVLILYMWQSQVVKNARR
- a CDS encoding MFS transporter; the encoded protein is MRSHHQNSVETSDKKGGLWLGVISLALGSFASVTTEFLPVGLLPDVASTFGISSGQAGLMMTLPGLFAALAAPGIMMAAGRTDRKILMLALTLVLLGSAILSSWAPSFTVMLIARAMTGISLGAFWALSLAVAGKLVKSEDAPGLLRRSLPA